The Notolabrus celidotus isolate fNotCel1 unplaced genomic scaffold, fNotCel1.pri scaffold_249_arrow_ctg1, whole genome shotgun sequence genome contains a region encoding:
- the LOC117809302 gene encoding microfibril-associated glycoprotein 4-like produces MKLVLVVVVLLAPQLISAQLVLPVDCSDIYNHDNSQLSGVYTIYPIGSTSAVQVYCDMDSEGGRWTVFQRRMDGSVNFYRPWDQYKTGFGTAAGEYWLGLENIYHLTLRTKHELLVDMEDFSGNKAFARYTEFSIEAESLGYRLNVSGFIDGGAGDAMNVHNGQKFSTLDKDQDSSPSNCARAYLGAFWYSACHYTNPNGVYRWGADGTLYAVGVEWQQWKGYDYSLKSISMKIRPVQ; encoded by the exons CTGGTGTTGGTCGTCGTCGTCCTCCTGGCTCCTCAGCTGATCAGCGCCCAGCTAGTCCTGCCGGTCGACTGTAGTGACATCTACAATCATGACAACAGCCAGCTCAGTGGAGTGTACACCATCTATCCTATAGGATCCACGTCTGCTGTCCAG gtgtactGTGACATGGACTCAGAGGGAGGACGCTGGACG GTGTTCCAGAGGAGGATGGATGGCTCGGTGAACTTCTACAGACCCTGGGATCAATACAAGACGGGCTTTGGAACTGCTGCTGGAGAGTACTGGCTCG GTCTTGAGAATATCTACCACCTGACTCTGAGGACAAAGCACGAGCTGCTGGTGGACATGGAGGACTTCAGTGGGAACAAAGCGTTTGCTCGTTACACCGAGTTCTCCATCGAAGCAGAGTCCTTGGGATACAGACTGAATGTATCTGGATTCATTGATGGAGGGGCAG GAGACGCCATGAATGTACACAATGGACAGAAATTCTCCACCTTGGACAAAGACCAGGACAGCTCGCCCAGCAACTGTGCCAGAGCGTATTTGGGGGCGTTCTGGTACAGTGCTTGTCATTATACAAATCCAAACGGGGTTTATCGCTGGGGGGCCGATGGCACTCTGTATGCTGTTGGGGTGGAGTGGCAGCAATGGAAAGGCTACGACTACTCCCTGAAGAGCATCAGCATGAAGATCCGTCCTGTGCAGTAG